A genomic segment from Nocardia cyriacigeorgica GUH-2 encodes:
- a CDS encoding GNAT family N-acetyltransferase, producing the protein MNTAAPMAPATAEDAPDIAALRDELAHWMLANDIQQWKPGECPPETVAAEIARGEWFIWRDEDGALIATVRLIWRDPEFWGAADGEAGYVHGLMVAPAHRGKQLGSRVLEFCAERTLAHGLSVQRLDTAENNAVLREFYAAQGFTQVGTAPLPARFHGCERIVLLEKRLGAA; encoded by the coding sequence ATGAACACCGCCGCACCGATGGCCCCCGCCACCGCGGAGGATGCGCCCGATATCGCCGCACTCCGCGACGAGCTGGCCCACTGGATGCTCGCGAACGACATCCAGCAGTGGAAGCCGGGCGAGTGCCCACCCGAGACGGTCGCCGCCGAGATCGCGCGCGGCGAATGGTTCATCTGGCGCGACGAGGACGGCGCGCTCATCGCCACAGTGCGCCTGATCTGGCGCGATCCCGAATTCTGGGGCGCGGCCGACGGCGAGGCCGGCTATGTGCATGGGCTCATGGTCGCCCCGGCCCACCGCGGCAAACAGCTGGGCAGCCGGGTCCTCGAGTTCTGCGCCGAACGCACCCTGGCCCACGGGCTGTCGGTGCAGCGGCTCGACACCGCCGAGAACAATGCGGTGCTGCGCGAGTTCTACGCCGCGCAAGGCTTCACCCAAGTCGGGACAGCCCCGCTGCCTGCACGTTTCCACGGCTGCGAACGGATCGTGCTGCTCGAAAAGCGCCTCGGCGCGGCCTAG
- a CDS encoding NADPH-dependent FMN reductase has protein sequence MTTTVKLAVIIGSVRDGRFGPVVANWFADHARAHGGYDVDVIDLADYDIPLELPAVPPAMNPDPDRPAGMVGLTERLSAADAYVIVTPDYNRSFPASLKAAIDWHFTQWQGKTIGFVGYSGGSGGLLAIEGLRQVFNELDAHTLREYVSFPRYYLLFDENGQLREPEEPAAAARTMLDRLHWWASALTAARSVPVA, from the coding sequence ATGACCACGACAGTGAAGCTCGCGGTGATCATCGGCAGCGTCCGGGACGGACGGTTCGGCCCGGTGGTGGCGAACTGGTTCGCCGACCACGCCCGCGCGCACGGCGGCTACGACGTCGACGTCATCGATCTGGCCGACTACGACATCCCGCTCGAACTGCCCGCCGTCCCGCCGGCCATGAACCCGGACCCGGACCGGCCCGCCGGGATGGTGGGCCTGACCGAGCGGCTATCGGCGGCCGACGCCTACGTCATCGTCACGCCCGACTACAACCGCAGCTTCCCGGCCTCGCTCAAGGCCGCCATCGACTGGCACTTCACCCAGTGGCAGGGCAAGACGATCGGCTTCGTCGGCTACAGCGGAGGCAGCGGCGGGCTGCTGGCCATCGAAGGGCTGCGCCAGGTGTTCAACGAACTCGACGCGCACACGCTGCGCGAGTACGTCTCGTTTCCGCGCTACTACCTGCTGTTCGACGAGAACGGTCAGCTGCGTGAACCGGAGGAACCGGCGGCCGCCGCGCGGACGATGCTGGACCGGCTGCATTGGTGGGCGTCGGCGTTGACGGCTGCTCGGTCGGTTCCGGTCGCCTGA
- a CDS encoding DUF899 domain-containing protein yields the protein MSKTALPPVVDAETWQRELAALRAREKAATRELDAIAAQRRRMPALQMPDYTLEGADGPVRLVDVFEGKSQLIVYNHMWFAGQEWQCGGCTSFTSQFTRLKFLDNYDARFVIVTQGPIEEALAYKRRVGNKMDWYSTANSSFGADVGAPPRGAFAVNVFLRDGDTVYRTWHTDGRGVEQLGYTFSLVDLLPYGRQEEWQDSPEGWPQSPTYSGWSSSEDIAAAYGEPDPSMSV from the coding sequence ATGAGCAAGACTGCACTGCCGCCCGTCGTCGATGCCGAGACCTGGCAGCGTGAGCTCGCCGCGTTGCGTGCCCGGGAGAAGGCCGCGACCCGCGAGCTCGATGCGATCGCCGCCCAGCGCCGCCGGATGCCTGCGCTACAGATGCCCGATTACACGCTGGAAGGCGCGGACGGACCGGTGCGGCTGGTCGATGTCTTCGAGGGGAAGTCGCAGCTGATCGTCTACAACCACATGTGGTTCGCTGGTCAGGAGTGGCAGTGCGGCGGGTGCACCAGCTTCACCTCGCAGTTCACCCGCTTGAAGTTCCTGGACAACTACGACGCACGCTTCGTGATCGTCACCCAGGGACCCATCGAGGAGGCGCTCGCGTACAAACGGCGGGTCGGCAACAAAATGGACTGGTACTCCACGGCGAACAGCTCGTTCGGGGCGGATGTGGGCGCCCCACCTCGGGGGGCGTTCGCGGTGAACGTCTTCCTGCGCGACGGCGACACCGTCTACCGCACCTGGCATACCGATGGCCGCGGCGTCGAACAGCTCGGCTACACCTTCTCCTTGGTCGACCTGCTCCCCTACGGCCGGCAGGAAGAATGGCAGGACTCGCCCGAGGGCTGGCCCCAGTCGCCCACCTACAGTGGCTGGAGCAGCTCCGAAGACATCGCCGCCGCTTACGGCGAACCGGACCCGTCGATGAGCGTCTGA
- a CDS encoding MDR family MFS transporter: MTHREVLEAMTGLLAALFTALLSTTIVATALPTIIGDLQGSQTAYAWVITAALLATAASTPIWGKLADLFNKKTLVQISIIIFVAGSVLAGFAHNVDLLLAARVVQGIGMGGLTALVQAIIGSIVAPRERGRYSGYMGAVMAVSMSGGPILGGVIVDSPLGWRWCFFVCVPLAVIALVLLHRTLRLPTERKDDVSIDWLGAVLLTAGVSILLIWVSFAGKAGYYDWVSRESALYVGAGVLLLAATIWVESKAKSPIIPLPIVTERTTSLAIIASIAVGVGMFGATTFLGQYFQTARGYSPTVAGMLTIPMVAGMLIASVGSGQLITRFGKWKGFVVGGALVLVAGFGLLSTLDHATNLWLVAVYITIVGLGVGSLMQNLVLAVQNTVSVHNIGAASSAVAFFRTFGGAIGVSVLGSVLATRVSDLSAEGFAKLGLHPSSSGGSNLDLGALPEPIATIVRTAYGDATGRIFLIAAFATVVALVATLLLPNRPLRTTIDIDPALDPMREAGKADTDTAELLADPVQQPERVLQK, from the coding sequence ATGACCCACCGCGAAGTGCTGGAAGCGATGACCGGCCTGCTGGCCGCGCTGTTCACGGCACTGCTCAGCACGACCATCGTGGCGACCGCCCTGCCCACCATCATCGGTGACCTGCAGGGCTCGCAGACCGCTTACGCCTGGGTCATCACCGCCGCCCTGCTGGCCACCGCCGCGTCCACCCCCATCTGGGGCAAGCTCGCCGACCTGTTCAACAAGAAGACGCTGGTCCAGATCTCGATCATCATCTTCGTGGCGGGCTCGGTGCTGGCCGGCTTCGCCCACAACGTCGACCTGCTGCTGGCCGCGCGCGTGGTCCAGGGCATCGGCATGGGTGGCCTGACCGCGCTGGTGCAGGCCATCATCGGCAGCATCGTCGCGCCCCGCGAACGCGGCCGCTACTCCGGCTACATGGGTGCGGTCATGGCCGTGTCGATGTCCGGTGGTCCGATCCTCGGCGGCGTGATCGTCGACAGCCCGCTCGGCTGGCGTTGGTGCTTCTTCGTCTGCGTGCCGCTGGCGGTGATCGCGCTGGTGCTGCTGCACCGCACCCTGCGCCTGCCCACCGAGCGCAAGGACGACGTGTCCATCGACTGGCTCGGCGCCGTGCTGCTGACCGCGGGCGTGTCGATCCTGCTGATCTGGGTGTCCTTCGCGGGCAAGGCCGGCTACTACGACTGGGTCTCGCGGGAATCGGCGCTCTACGTCGGCGCCGGTGTGCTGCTGCTGGCGGCGACCATCTGGGTCGAGTCCAAGGCGAAGTCGCCGATCATCCCGCTGCCGATCGTCACCGAACGCACCACCAGCCTGGCCATCATCGCCTCCATCGCGGTCGGCGTCGGCATGTTCGGCGCGACCACCTTCCTCGGCCAGTACTTCCAGACCGCGCGCGGCTACTCGCCGACCGTGGCCGGCATGCTGACCATCCCGATGGTCGCGGGCATGCTCATCGCGTCGGTCGGCTCCGGGCAGCTGATCACCCGCTTCGGCAAGTGGAAGGGCTTCGTAGTCGGCGGTGCGCTGGTGCTGGTCGCCGGCTTCGGGCTGCTGTCGACGCTCGACCACGCGACGAACCTGTGGCTGGTCGCGGTCTACATCACCATCGTCGGCCTCGGCGTCGGCAGCCTGATGCAGAACCTGGTGCTCGCCGTGCAGAACACCGTCAGCGTGCACAACATCGGTGCCGCGTCGAGTGCGGTGGCCTTCTTCCGCACCTTCGGCGGCGCGATCGGGGTGTCGGTGCTGGGTTCGGTGCTGGCCACCAGGGTCAGTGACCTGTCGGCCGAAGGGTTCGCCAAGCTCGGCCTGCACCCGTCGTCCTCGGGTGGCAGCAACCTCGATCTCGGCGCCCTGCCCGAACCGATCGCGACGATCGTGCGCACCGCCTATGGTGACGCGACTGGCCGCATCTTCCTGATCGCGGCGTTCGCGACGGTCGTCGCACTGGTCGCGACCCTGCTGTTGCCCAACCGCCCGCTGCGGACCACGATCGACATCGATCCCGCACTCGACCCGATGCGCGAGGCCGGCAAGGCCGACACCGACACCGCCGAACTGCTCGCCGACCCGGTACAGCAGCCCGAGCGGGTGCTACAGAAGTAA
- a CDS encoding MarR family winged helix-turn-helix transcriptional regulator, whose product MAVSPDTAQDLTRELYLMGRAIRVAIAHPEEGQLLPGGIGVLVVLEGAGLIRQVDLASHLCISPSALSRHVTDLVAEGYVTRQADPHDGRATLLQVTDAGHDLLRRIRASRAKRMQEALADWDEDEAAQACVAIGKLRNALVALVQHTMTADRPVQLESQGVDV is encoded by the coding sequence ATGGCTGTGTCACCCGATACCGCCCAGGACCTGACCAGGGAGCTCTATCTCATGGGCCGCGCCATCCGCGTGGCCATCGCCCATCCGGAAGAAGGTCAGCTCCTTCCCGGTGGGATCGGCGTCCTGGTGGTGCTGGAGGGAGCAGGGCTCATTCGTCAGGTCGACCTCGCCTCGCATCTGTGCATCAGCCCCTCGGCGCTGAGCCGCCACGTCACCGACCTGGTCGCGGAGGGCTATGTCACCCGGCAGGCCGATCCGCACGACGGGCGCGCGACGCTGCTGCAAGTCACCGATGCGGGCCACGACCTGCTGCGGCGCATCCGGGCCTCGCGGGCCAAGCGGATGCAGGAGGCACTTGCCGACTGGGACGAAGACGAGGCCGCGCAGGCCTGCGTCGCCATCGGGAAGCTCAGAAACGCACTGGTCGCGCTCGTCCAGCACACCATGACCGCCGATCGGCCGGTTCAGCTAGAAAGTCAGGGAGTAGATGTCTAG
- the recQ gene encoding DNA helicase RecQ, translating to METPDAPAAAHRIVNGAEPDAAQQVLRRVFGYDSFRGNQAEIVGHVVAGGDALVLMPTGGGKSLCYQVPALVRPGVGVVVSPLIALMQDQVDALSALGVRAGFLNSTQNPDQRRMVEAQYVAGELDLLYLAPERLRLESTARLLERGTIALFAIDEAHCVSQWGHDFRPDYLALSLLHERWPEVPRIALTATATEKTRDEIIERLDLGGARRFVASFDRPNIQYRIEPKNRPDRQLLDFIRAEHAGDAGIVYCLSRNSVEKTAAFLTENGIRAVPYHAGLDNRTRAENQARFLREDGLVVVATIAFGMGIDKPDVRFVAHLDLPKSVEGYYQETGRAGRDGLPSTAWMVYGLNDVVQQRKLIDASDGDAAHRRQLQLHLDAMLALCETVHCRRTQLLAYFGQRGEPCGNCDTCLNPPESWDGTVAAQKLLSAVLRLKRERGQSFGAGHIIDILLGKKNPKVLQHDHHELTVFGVGTDLRDVEWRGVVRQCLAQGLLAVHGEYGVLALTDAGNAVLFDGQKVMLRREPERAAPTRAARSAKSAKTAPVDLAPEDVALFEKLREWRAATAKEQGVPAYVVFHDATLRDIAARKPADLSGLGAVGGVGENKLAKYGEQVLEVVAAH from the coding sequence GTGGAAACACCCGACGCCCCCGCTGCCGCACACCGCATCGTCAACGGTGCCGAACCCGATGCGGCACAACAGGTTCTACGCCGGGTGTTCGGCTACGACAGTTTCCGCGGCAACCAGGCCGAGATCGTCGGTCATGTGGTCGCCGGTGGGGATGCGCTGGTTCTGATGCCCACCGGTGGCGGCAAATCGCTCTGCTATCAGGTGCCCGCGCTGGTGCGGCCGGGCGTCGGTGTGGTGGTGTCGCCGCTGATCGCGCTCATGCAAGACCAGGTCGATGCCCTCAGCGCGCTCGGAGTGCGGGCCGGGTTCCTCAACTCCACGCAGAACCCGGACCAGCGCCGCATGGTGGAGGCCCAATACGTGGCGGGGGAGCTCGACCTGCTGTATCTGGCGCCGGAACGGCTCCGCCTGGAATCGACCGCCAGATTGCTCGAGCGCGGCACGATCGCGCTGTTCGCCATCGACGAGGCGCACTGCGTCTCGCAGTGGGGCCACGATTTCCGGCCCGACTATCTGGCCCTTTCGCTCCTGCACGAACGCTGGCCGGAGGTTCCGCGGATCGCTCTCACCGCGACGGCCACCGAGAAGACCCGCGACGAGATCATCGAACGCCTCGACCTCGGCGGCGCGCGCCGGTTCGTGGCCAGCTTCGACCGGCCCAATATCCAGTACCGGATCGAACCGAAGAATCGCCCGGATCGCCAGCTGCTCGATTTCATCCGCGCCGAACACGCCGGCGACGCGGGCATCGTTTATTGCCTGTCGCGCAACTCGGTGGAGAAGACAGCCGCCTTCCTCACCGAGAACGGCATCCGCGCGGTGCCGTATCACGCGGGCCTGGACAACCGCACCCGCGCGGAGAACCAGGCGCGGTTCCTGCGCGAAGACGGGCTGGTCGTGGTCGCCACCATCGCCTTCGGCATGGGCATCGACAAGCCCGACGTCCGGTTCGTCGCCCATCTCGACCTGCCCAAATCGGTCGAGGGCTACTACCAGGAAACCGGCCGGGCCGGCCGGGACGGACTGCCGTCGACCGCGTGGATGGTCTACGGGCTCAACGACGTGGTGCAGCAGCGCAAGCTCATCGATGCCTCCGACGGCGACGCCGCGCACCGTCGGCAGCTACAGCTACACCTGGACGCGATGCTGGCCCTGTGCGAGACGGTGCACTGCCGCCGCACCCAGCTGCTGGCCTATTTCGGCCAGCGCGGCGAACCGTGTGGCAACTGCGATACCTGCCTGAATCCGCCCGAGTCCTGGGACGGCACGGTCGCGGCGCAGAAACTGTTGTCGGCGGTGCTTCGGTTGAAGCGCGAACGCGGCCAGAGTTTCGGCGCGGGCCACATCATCGACATCCTGCTCGGCAAGAAGAACCCCAAGGTGCTCCAGCACGACCACCACGAGCTCACGGTATTCGGCGTCGGTACCGACCTGCGTGATGTGGAGTGGCGCGGGGTCGTGCGGCAATGCCTGGCCCAGGGCCTGCTGGCGGTGCACGGCGAGTACGGCGTGCTCGCCCTCACCGACGCCGGTAACGCGGTGTTGTTCGACGGGCAGAAGGTGATGCTGCGCCGCGAGCCGGAACGGGCGGCGCCCACCCGTGCGGCGCGGTCGGCGAAGTCGGCCAAGACTGCGCCGGTCGATCTCGCGCCCGAGGACGTCGCGCTGTTCGAGAAGCTGCGCGAATGGCGTGCCGCCACGGCCAAAGAGCAGGGCGTGCCCGCCTACGTGGTCTTCCACGACGCCACCCTGCGCGATATCGCCGCCCGCAAACCGGCCGATCTGTCCGGGCTCGGCGCGGTCGGTGGAGTGGGAGAGAACAAGCTGGCCAAGTACGGCGAGCAAGTTCTCGAGGTCGTGGCCGCGCACTGA
- a CDS encoding DUF5995 family protein, producing the protein MTALLVSAVAAVVLVASPPAAFARVDAACGAPLSEGAIADIVRLSDTTSLTGSTLQRLETAVEQHRQITDILVRHRDRRGLLALGLDTVEQTAVMPLQRNPAVFDDPEFAHRISLDLLLRFLRNVHAEFTGAATEPQWAHYFALTRDCGLSAARVAMAGYNAHLTVDLANAVAAVRATPANAPDYFRIVDAIALKGSLIVEATKTINGGDLGPLWRFYFLGEGLDAVFGAGVGSGALLRLADAGANVVIFGNGLALQDPALEPATRAEIDALWRSADAAFVVLAANGGL; encoded by the coding sequence ATGACCGCACTGCTGGTCAGTGCGGTCGCCGCCGTGGTGCTGGTGGCTTCGCCGCCGGCCGCGTTCGCCCGGGTCGATGCCGCCTGCGGTGCGCCGCTATCGGAGGGCGCGATCGCCGACATCGTCCGGTTGTCGGATACGACGTCACTGACGGGTTCCACCCTCCAACGGCTGGAGACGGCGGTCGAGCAGCATCGGCAGATCACCGACATCCTTGTGCGGCATCGCGATCGGCGCGGCCTGCTCGCGCTCGGGCTCGACACCGTCGAACAGACTGCGGTCATGCCGTTGCAACGCAACCCGGCCGTCTTCGACGACCCCGAGTTCGCCCATCGCATCAGCCTCGATCTGCTGCTCCGCTTCCTGCGCAATGTGCACGCCGAGTTCACCGGGGCCGCGACCGAACCGCAATGGGCGCACTATTTCGCGCTCACCCGGGACTGCGGGCTGTCGGCGGCGCGGGTGGCGATGGCCGGCTACAACGCCCACCTCACCGTCGACCTGGCCAACGCGGTCGCCGCGGTGCGGGCCACGCCGGCGAACGCACCCGACTACTTCCGGATCGTGGATGCGATCGCACTGAAGGGTTCGCTCATCGTCGAGGCCACCAAGACCATCAACGGCGGTGATCTCGGGCCGCTGTGGCGGTTCTATTTCCTGGGCGAGGGGCTCGATGCCGTGTTCGGCGCGGGCGTCGGCTCCGGCGCACTGCTGCGGTTGGCCGACGCCGGCGCGAACGTGGTGATCTTCGGCAATGGCCTCGCGCTGCAGGACCCCGCGTTGGAGCCGGCGACCCGCGCCGAGATCGACGCGCTGTGGCGCAGCGCCGATGCCGCGTTCGTGGTGCTGGCCGCCAACGGCGGACTGTGA
- a CDS encoding DUF2231 domain-containing protein encodes MESRAKFLGHAVHPMLIAFPLGLLTTAVVFDVLYLITDRVGFAVAAGYAIAAGVVGGAAAAVFGWIDWFAIPGGTRAKRVGLVHGLSNAVALVLFAVSWLLRADAGAWEPSPAALICSFVAVAIAGVAAWLGGELVERLGAGVDTGANLNAPNSLTHKRLAEGGVQAFRS; translated from the coding sequence GTGGAGAGTCGCGCCAAATTCTTGGGGCATGCCGTTCATCCGATGCTGATCGCGTTTCCGCTCGGGTTGCTGACGACAGCGGTTGTGTTCGACGTGTTGTATCTGATCACCGACCGGGTTGGGTTCGCCGTTGCGGCGGGGTATGCGATCGCGGCGGGGGTTGTCGGTGGGGCCGCGGCGGCGGTGTTCGGGTGGATCGATTGGTTCGCCATTCCGGGTGGGACGCGGGCCAAGCGGGTGGGGCTGGTGCACGGGTTGAGCAACGCGGTGGCGCTGGTGCTGTTCGCGGTCAGTTGGCTGTTGCGGGCCGATGCGGGCGCGTGGGAGCCGAGTCCGGCGGCGTTGATCTGTAGTTTCGTGGCGGTCGCGATCGCGGGGGTGGCGGCCTGGCTCGGCGGTGAGTTGGTGGAGCGGCTCGGCGCCGGGGTGGACACGGGGGCGAACTTGAACGCCCCCAACTCGCTGACCCATAAGCGCCTCGCCGAGGGCGGTGTGCAGGCGTTCCGATCGTGA
- a CDS encoding SMP-30/gluconolactonase/LRE family protein: MTFGRARTWPAGLAVAIAAGLATAAPAPAQPFPKMCADGWEATTIVEGVGNLENLDSDGAGGFYVTGIVDGYLAHVSADGKFEKLVTGLDKPAGVRVAGRSVYFLTGDGIDAAPGTLQRYDIDTGATTVLLTDLNGPNGLLLLPDGDLLFSTLGMHRAPTGIARYRPSTGEYTETWSNVPWTNGLALAADGKSIYTDNLTMRIFRIPLDAPNSPTVVTGFPELISMPDDMEVTRDGDLFVADHGVGAIYRVDTATGATCAIISGLIKRPDPVRIPPDGTTSVRIARDGSSWALFITSMDGTLRRLRPPADIDLTPADATRR, encoded by the coding sequence ATGACATTCGGGAGAGCGCGCACCTGGCCGGCCGGTCTGGCGGTGGCCATCGCGGCCGGTCTGGCGACGGCGGCGCCCGCGCCTGCCCAGCCGTTTCCGAAGATGTGCGCGGACGGGTGGGAGGCCACCACGATTGTCGAAGGTGTGGGCAATCTGGAGAACCTGGACTCCGACGGCGCCGGCGGCTTCTACGTCACCGGCATCGTCGACGGGTATCTCGCCCACGTCTCGGCGGACGGCAAGTTCGAGAAACTGGTCACCGGCCTCGACAAGCCGGCCGGTGTGCGCGTGGCCGGCCGATCGGTGTACTTCCTGACCGGCGACGGTATCGACGCGGCGCCGGGCACCTTGCAGCGCTACGACATCGACACCGGCGCGACCACGGTCCTGCTCACCGACCTGAACGGGCCGAACGGCCTGCTTTTGCTCCCCGATGGCGATCTGCTGTTCAGCACGCTGGGCATGCACCGCGCGCCCACCGGCATCGCCCGCTACCGGCCGTCCACCGGCGAATACACCGAAACCTGGTCGAATGTGCCGTGGACCAACGGACTGGCGCTGGCCGCCGACGGGAAGTCGATCTATACCGACAACCTGACCATGCGCATCTTCCGGATCCCGCTCGACGCCCCCAACTCCCCCACCGTCGTCACCGGCTTCCCGGAACTGATCTCCATGCCCGACGATATGGAAGTCACCCGCGACGGCGATCTCTTCGTCGCCGACCACGGCGTCGGCGCCATCTACCGCGTCGATACCGCGACCGGGGCCACCTGCGCCATCATCTCCGGGCTGATCAAACGGCCCGACCCGGTCCGCATCCCACCGGACGGCACCACCTCGGTGCGCATAGCCCGCGACGGCAGCTCATGGGCGCTGTTCATCACGAGTATGGACGGCACGCTGCGGCGCCTGCGCCCGCCCGCCGACATCGACCTCACTCCGGCCGACGCGACCAGGCGGTAG
- the hisN gene encoding histidinol-phosphatase, whose protein sequence is MAAHTSDLELALRLADAADTITKERFGALDLKVDAKPDLTPVSDADLAVEREIRHLLEHERPQDSVLGEEFGGDAEFTGRQWVIDPIDGTKNFVRRVPVWATLIALLEDGVPVAGVVSAPALARRWWAAAGSGAWSSFHPGAPKPITVSAVGDLDNASLAFSSLSGWRDRGLREKFIDLTDEVWRVRGYGDFLNYCLVAEGAVDIATEPEVSLWDLAALDILVREAGGTFTSLDGRPGPHGGDAVATNGLLHQAVLDRLCP, encoded by the coding sequence GTGGCTGCGCACACTTCCGATCTCGAACTCGCCCTTCGGCTCGCCGATGCCGCCGACACCATCACCAAGGAGCGATTCGGCGCGCTCGACCTGAAAGTCGACGCCAAACCGGATCTGACGCCGGTGTCGGATGCGGATCTGGCCGTGGAGCGCGAGATCAGGCATCTGCTCGAGCATGAGCGGCCGCAGGATTCGGTGCTGGGCGAGGAGTTCGGCGGTGACGCCGAGTTCACCGGCCGCCAGTGGGTGATCGACCCGATCGACGGCACCAAGAACTTCGTGCGCCGCGTCCCGGTGTGGGCGACGCTCATCGCGCTGCTGGAGGACGGTGTGCCGGTGGCCGGGGTGGTGAGCGCACCGGCGCTGGCCCGCCGCTGGTGGGCGGCAGCCGGCTCGGGCGCCTGGTCCAGCTTCCATCCGGGCGCGCCGAAGCCGATCACGGTCTCCGCCGTCGGCGACCTCGACAACGCCAGCCTGGCCTTCTCCAGCCTGTCCGGCTGGCGCGATCGAGGCTTGCGGGAGAAGTTCATCGACCTCACCGATGAGGTGTGGCGGGTGCGCGGCTACGGCGATTTCCTCAACTACTGCCTGGTCGCCGAGGGCGCCGTCGATATCGCCACCGAACCCGAGGTCTCCCTCTGGGATCTGGCGGCCCTCGACATCCTGGTCCGCGAAGCCGGCGGCACCTTCACCTCCCTCGACGGCAGGCCCGGACCGCACGGCGGCGACGCGGTCGCCACCAACGGCCTGCTGCACCAAGCGGTTCTCGATCGACTCTGTCCCTGA
- the smpB gene encoding SsrA-binding protein SmpB, producing the protein MKEKGRKVIATNRKARHNYTILDVYEAGIALVGTEVKSLREGKASLVDAFATVDNGEVWLRGLHIPEFSHGTWTNHSPRRVRKLLLHKREIERLVGKSREGNQTLVPLSMYFSDGKVKVELALARGKQDYDKRQDIARRTAEREVTRELGRRVKGMSR; encoded by the coding sequence ATGAAGGAAAAGGGGCGCAAGGTCATCGCGACCAACCGCAAAGCGCGGCACAACTACACCATCCTGGACGTGTACGAAGCCGGGATCGCGCTGGTCGGTACCGAGGTCAAGAGCCTGCGTGAGGGCAAGGCCTCGCTGGTCGACGCCTTCGCGACGGTCGACAACGGCGAGGTGTGGTTGCGTGGCTTGCACATCCCGGAGTTCAGCCACGGCACCTGGACCAACCACTCGCCGCGGCGAGTGCGCAAGCTGCTGCTGCACAAGCGCGAGATCGAACGCCTGGTCGGCAAGTCCCGCGAAGGCAACCAGACGCTGGTGCCGCTGTCGATGTACTTCTCCGACGGCAAGGTGAAGGTCGAACTCGCGCTGGCCCGAGGCAAGCAGGACTACGACAAACGCCAGGACATCGCCCGCCGCACCGCGGAGCGCGAAGTCACCCGCGAACTCGGCCGCCGCGTCAAGGGAATGAGCCGTTGA
- a CDS encoding metallophosphoesterase, with protein sequence MSGSAPEGGDVRVREDRAGVSGIGRRELLTGAAAAAAGITLAGLSPAHAVPVAEGVRKFAFPSGGESVRVLVTGDAGTGTRSQWAVADAMRAFHRREPFAMALGLGDNIYESGPNSTEDPQFAAKFEDPNTGLDFPWAMVLGNHDNSSVFPGDGGWLLRGDHEVRYHANSPRWWMPSRYYSVRVPEHNPVVEFFVLDLNPLAAYLPPLFTPYWAVDGQFMTEQRAWLDRAIAESPATWKIACTHHPYLNNGPHGDAGHYEGLPIEPINGVHVKRFFDEHVNGRCHLILSGHDHSLQVLEQTPEMKGTRQIVSGAAAKTVGAQPRVLPETAHNAQFQSFHQLGFMVLDLAPGGIDLRVHTVDPATGASTEEFRRRIA encoded by the coding sequence ATGAGTGGGTCGGCGCCCGAAGGTGGCGATGTGCGTGTTCGCGAGGATCGTGCGGGTGTGTCCGGCATCGGTCGCCGCGAGCTGCTGACCGGCGCGGCCGCGGCAGCAGCCGGCATCACGCTGGCCGGTCTCAGTCCCGCCCACGCCGTGCCGGTCGCCGAGGGGGTCCGCAAGTTCGCGTTCCCGTCCGGCGGCGAGAGCGTTCGGGTACTGGTCACGGGCGACGCGGGCACCGGCACCCGATCCCAGTGGGCGGTCGCCGACGCGATGCGCGCCTTCCACCGGCGCGAACCCTTCGCCATGGCACTCGGGCTCGGCGACAACATCTACGAAAGCGGCCCGAACAGCACCGAAGACCCCCAATTCGCCGCCAAGTTCGAAGATCCGAACACCGGCCTGGACTTTCCGTGGGCGATGGTGCTGGGCAATCACGACAACAGCTCGGTCTTCCCCGGCGACGGTGGTTGGCTGCTGCGCGGCGACCATGAGGTCCGCTACCACGCGAACTCGCCGCGCTGGTGGATGCCGAGCCGCTACTACTCGGTGCGGGTCCCGGAGCACAATCCGGTGGTCGAGTTCTTCGTGCTCGACCTCAACCCCCTCGCGGCCTACCTGCCGCCGCTGTTCACTCCGTACTGGGCAGTCGATGGCCAGTTCATGACCGAGCAGCGCGCCTGGCTCGATCGCGCCATCGCCGAATCGCCGGCCACCTGGAAGATCGCGTGCACCCACCACCCGTACCTGAACAACGGACCGCACGGTGACGCCGGTCATTACGAGGGTCTGCCCATCGAGCCCATCAACGGTGTGCACGTGAAGCGATTCTTCGACGAGCACGTGAACGGCCGCTGCCATCTGATCCTGTCCGGGCACGATCACTCGCTGCAGGTGCTGGAACAGACACCCGAGATGAAGGGCACCCGCCAGATCGTCTCCGGCGCCGCCGCGAAGACCGTCGGCGCCCAACCCCGCGTGCTGCCCGAGACGGCGCACAACGCCCAGTTCCAGAGTTTCCACCAGCTCGGATTCATGGTCTTGGACCTGGCTCCCGGCGGGATCGACCTGCGGGTGCATACCGTCGATCCCGCGACCGGCGCGTCCACCGAGGAATTCCGCCGCCGGATCGCCTGA